In Cicer arietinum cultivar CDC Frontier isolate Library 1 chromosome 7, Cicar.CDCFrontier_v2.0, whole genome shotgun sequence, a single window of DNA contains:
- the LOC140918797 gene encoding uncharacterized protein: MARFLSESVRDGLVHEFERLEQMEGMTVSEYSACFTQLSRHAPDPITEEMCVKRFIKGLKDFLFRNVVGSNCSTFAEVLSLALQIEKRQKEKGGNRQDSRKKQRVEGSYNNYSNCGGGSMFCYHGQRKLMSQRGGHSGQSFGTVFHFGNCSRDANAKVCYQCGQVGHIRRDCPVDTTHPSFSYASEPTALASSQAHSAPVRQSGNSYVRGSGTSQLGGRGFGGRGQIPAGRGQTRMFALTRQDAQTSNAVVTGILYICSKDVHVLFDPRATHSFVSSWFAIRLGKCSSSLEEPLVVATRVGENLLAKLVYRSCDITIDVKVLPIDLIVIDLVDFDVILGMDWLALHHATLDCHNKVVKFEIPGQSIFSFQGARCWVPHNQISSLTASKFMRRDVFLEELPRLPPDRVIEFSIDLVPNTHPISIPPYRMVPVELKELKEQLQDLLDKGFIHPSSSHWGAPILLVKKKDGSMRLCVDYRQLNKVTVKNKYPLSCIDELFDQLQGAQCFSKIDLRSGYHQLKIKKGRHNEDNFPYALWAL, from the exons ATGGCTCGTTTTCTTTCGGAGAGTGTTAGAGATGGATTAGTTCATGAGTTTGAGCGATTGGAGCAAATGGAGGGTATGACAGTTTCAGAGTATAGTGCTTGTTTTACACAGCTCTCTAGACATGCTCCTGATCCTATCACTGAGGAGATGTGTGTTAAGAGGTTCATCAAAGGATTGAAGGATTTCTTATTTAGAAATGTGGTTGGGTCTAATTGTTCTACTTTTGCTGAGGTGTTGAGTTTGGCACTTCAGATCGAGAAACGACAGAAGGAAAAAGGAGGCAATAGACAAGATTCACGGAAGAAACAAAGGGTTGAAGGATCTTATAATAACTATTCGAATTGCGGTGGTGGATCTATGTTTTGTTATCATGGGCAAAGAAAACTCATGTCTCAAAGAGGTGGGCATAGTGGGCAGTCTTTTGGGACAGT GTTTCACTTTGGGAACTGCTCCAGAGATGCTAATGCTAAGGTGTGCTATCAATGTGGCCAAGTAGGTCACATCAGGAGGGATTGTCCTGTAGACACGACACATCCATCCTTTAGTTATGCATCAGAACCAACAGCTTTGGCATCTTCTCAGGCTCATTCTGCACCTGTGCGTCaaagtggaaattcttatgttAGAGGTTCAGGAACATCTCAGCTGGGAGGTAGAGGATTTGGTGGTAGAGGTCAGATACCAGCGGGAAGAGGTCAGACTCGAATGTTTGCTTTGACTCGTCAGGATGCTCAGACATCCAATGCAGTAGTTACAGGTATACTTTATATTTGTTCTAAAGATGTTCATGTTTTGTTTGACCCTAGAGCTACACATTCTTTTGTATCCTCGTGGTTTGCTATTCGACTTggtaaatgttcatcttctttagAAGAGCCTTTAGTTGTAGCTACACGTGTTGGAGAAAATTTACTTGCTAAGTTGGTGTATCGTTCTTGTGATATAACTATTGATGTCAAGGTGTTGCCGATAGATTTAATAGTTATTGACTTGGTAGATTTTGATGTAATTTTGGGTATGGACTGGTTGGCTTTGCATCATGCCACTTTGGATTGTCATAACAAAGTGGTGAAATTTGAGATACCAGGACAATCAATCTTCTCGTTTCAAGGAGCACGTTGTTGGGTACCACATAACCAAATCTCATCCTTGACAGCTAGCAAGTTCATGAGAAGAG ATGTTTTTCTTGAAGAACTTCCTAGGTTACCACCTGATAGGGTGATTGAATTCTCTATAGACTTAGTTCCAAACACTCATCCTATATCCATACCTCCATATCGTATGGTCCCGGTAGAACTTAAGGAGTTAAAGGAGCAACTTCAAGATCTTCTAGATAAGGGTTTTATTCATCCAAGTTCTTCTCATTGGGGAGCACCGATATTACTTgtaaagaagaaagatggaTCCATGCGGTTGTGTGTAGACTATAggcagttaaataaagtaaCTGTAAAGAATAAATACCCTTTGTCATGCATTGATGAGTTGTTTGACCAACTTCAAGGAGCTCAATGTTTTTCAAAGATTGATTTGCGGTCAGGGTATCACCAGTTGAAGATTAAAAAGGGAAGACATAACGAAGACAACTTTCCGTACGCGTTATGGGCATTATGA
- the LOC101514405 gene encoding B3 domain-containing protein At5g38490-like codes for MEKKKNIPFNPKVNFGLNILLAQVAPHFYTNEELSQIEELCQSVFQETKSHFISQNIVKKEKMDNNKKRHCSSDEGRMSCGERRVKPKIIKEKESPQSPKLPIHVMDKITKLNGSNVRYLMCKKLFKTDLNINNNRLSMPLKKIKCDFLTEIEKKILNTKEEDKPLGLEVIVLDPLFREFTMSLKLWKMPKKSKMHSTCVYNLIKNWRFLVSQNNFKEDQKLNIWSFMVNGKLHFLLDD; via the coding sequence atggaaaagaaaaagaacattCCTTTCAACCCTAAAGTTAATTTTGGTTTGAATATACTTTTAGCACAAGTTGCTCCTCATTTCTACACCAATGAAGAGTTATCACAAATTGAAGAATTATGTCAAAGTGTTTTTCAAGAAACAAAGTCACATTTTATTTCACAAAACATTgtgaaaaaagagaaaatggaTAATAACAAGAAGAGACATTGTTCAAGTGATGAAGGTAGAATGTCTTGTGGAGAAAGAAGAGTGAAACCAAAGATCATAAAGGAAAAAGAATCACCACAATCACCAAAATTGCCTATTCATGTAATGGACAAGATCACAAAGTTGAATGGTAGTAATGTAAGGTATCTTATGTGCAAGAAGTTGTTTAAAACAGATCTCAACATAAATAACAATCGTCTTTCGATGCcacttaaaaaaatcaaatgtgaTTTTCTTACTGAGATAGAGAAGAAGATATTAAATACAAAGGAAGAAGATAAACCTCTTGGGTTGGAAGTGATTGTGTTGGATCCTTTGTTTAGAGAATTTACTATGTCTTTGAAATTGTGGAAGATGCCCAAAAAATCGAAGATGCACTCGACTTGTGTTTATAATCTTATCAAGAATTGGAGGTTTCTTGTGTCGCAAAACAATTTCAAAGAGGATCAAAAACTCAACATTTGGTCATTTATGGTCAATGGCAAGCTACACTTCTTACTCGACGATTAG